The genomic DNA AGAGGACAAGATTGAGGCTTTGACTAAACGTATCGCTGAATTAGAGTTAAAGCTAAATCCTGATATTGATTTAAGTTATTTTGCCTAGGGAGGGTTTATGGAAGAGGGGCTAAAACTGATTGCGGAACAGCGTTTACCTGAAGCCTTAGTTTTTTTCCAGGGTCTCATTGCTCAGGATGCTAATAATGCAGAGGCGCACAACTATTTGGGTATGGTCTATGCTTTTTTAGGAGAGATGGAAGCAGCCATCAATTCAATCCGACAGGCAGTTGCTCTCAATCCTAACTACGCTGAAGCTCTGACTAATTTGGGGGTATTGTTGGCTATGACCGATCGGAAGGAAGAAGCGATCGAGTACTATCAGCAAGCGTTAGGGATCAACAGGGCATTACCAGAAGTGCACAATAATTTGGGAGTTTTACTGCGGGAAAAAGGAGAAATTGAAGAGGCAGTTAAATGTTTTGAACAGGCATTGAGTTCATATCCTAATTATGTGGATGCTCTCAATGGCTTGGGTCTGTGCTTTTCTAATCTAGGCAAACTAGATGATGCCTGTGAGTATTTACGCCGTGCTTTGACTTTAGACCCCGATCGCTTAGAAACTCATCTCAATTTGGGTCTAGTTTTGCGGGAAAAGAAGGAACTGGATGAGGCGTTGGTGATATTGCAAAAGGCGATCGAGATTGATCCCAACAGTCCAGAAGCTCACAACCATTTGGGATTAGTTTACCGTGATCAAAAGCGCCTACTGAATGCGGAGATAGAATTTCGCCAAGCGATTAGCCTGAATCCTGAATATGCCGAAGCTTATCGCAATTTGGGCGTAGTTCTTTATCGGCAGAGTAAGTTGGAGAACAATCGACAGAAGGAAGAAGAGGCAATCTCTTACTTTGAGAAATGCTTGGCACTTGATCCCGACATGCCTGAAGTGCATAACAACCTGGGAATTGTCCATAGAGACAAGGGGAATTGGGCAAAAGCGAAAGAGAGTTTTCTCAAAGCCTTGGAACTACGCCCTGGCTATCCTCTCGCTTGTAAGAATCTGGCAGAAGTTTACGCTAATGAGAAGGACTACGCTAATGCTATTCGCTACTACTCCCTAGCAGTGGATCAGAATCCCAAAGATGTTGATTCTTTCGTTTGTCTAGCGGGTACCTTACAGAAGGAAGGTAAGTTGGAAGAGGCGGTGACAGTTTGTACTAAAGGCATTGAGCAGAATCCAGAAGCGATCGAGCTGTACAAATTACAAGCTTCTTTCTTTTTGCAGGGTAATCGGGCGGACAAGGCAGTAGAACTGTTGGAAAAAGCAAAAGAGATTAAACCAGAGGATCGGAGTGTTAGGGAACTGCTGGGCGGTGCTTTGATCGGGGAGGGTAAGATTCAGCAGGGACGATCGGAGTGGGAAGCGCTATTACGCCAACCCCAATCTAACTTCAACCTAGAAATTAAGTTGGCGTTTTCTTTACCTATTATTCTAGAATCGATCGAGCAGATTAAATCAGAACGATTACGCTTGGTCAATTCTCTGCGCAGACTGACAGAAAGAGGTGCAATCTTCAATGATCCCCTCACGGAGATTGCTACTTCTAACTTTTATCTTGCCTATCACGGGGAAAATGATCGTTCCATCATGGAAGAGATTGCTCAATTTTTCCTCAAAGCTTGTCCCAAACTAGAGTGGACTGCTCCCCATTGTCGCAGTGTTTCCCTTCCCAAAGAACGCATTCGTCTTGGAATCTGTTCTAAGCTTTTACGTAGTCATACAATTGGTAGGTTATTTGGCACGATTGTGGAATATCTCGATCGGTCTAAGTTTGAAGTGATTTTAATCCGTGTGCCTGATAAGAAAGACGAAACGGCAGAAAGATTGATAGCTACAGCCGATCGCACCATTGAGTTAGATTACAACCTCTGGCAAGACAGAGAAACGATCGGGAATTTGGAGTTGGACATTTTGTTTTATACCGATATTGGGATGGAGCCTTTGACTTACTTTTTAACTTTCTCTCGTCTGGCACCAGTGCAGTGTTTAACTTGGGGGCATCCTTCCACCACAGGCTCGAAAATGATGGATTACTTTATTTCCTCTCGTTTCTTTGAAGTGGACAATGCCCAAGACCATTTCACGGAAAAACTTATCCGCTTCCGTGACCCCAACACCTGTTACAACCGTCCTGCTATACCCCCAGATACAACTAGAGAAGCTTTGGGACTACCTGCAGAAGGAACTCTTTATATCTGTCCTCAAAGTCTGTTTAAGATTCATCCCGAATTTGACCCGATCGTGGCAAATATTTTGCGGGGTGATCCCAACGGCAAGGCAATATTCTTGAGTGGTCTTGCTCCCACCTGGGACATTTTGCTGAGGGAAAGATGGGAAAAGACAATACCTGATGTCCTCGATCGGATTGTTTTTATCAAGGGCTTACCCCACGAGAAGTTTCTGCAATTTTTGCGGTTGGGAGATGTCATGCTCGATCCCGTGCACTTTGGCGGTGGCAACACATCCCTGGAAGCTTTTGCTATGGGTACTCCTGTGGTGACTTTGCCAGGACAGTACACTAAGAGTCGTCTGACTTTAGGTTTTTATCAAAAAATGGAAGTGACTGACTGCATTGCTAGTAGTCCAGAAGAATATGTCCAAATTGCTCTTAAGTTGGGGACAGACCCCAGTTACAATCAGCAAATCAGGCACAAGATCAATGAACGATCGGGTGTACTTTATGACAATCGGGATGTGATTAGAGAATATGAAAAGTTCTTTACCACTGCCCTGACTCTGCACCGTGCTAAAAAATAGAGCATAATCTAAACCCGATCGATCCACTGATACAGTTCATCAACCTTACTAAATTCCAGTAATGCTTCTGCTAGTTCTTCTAAGCGATCGATGGGGAGAGATTTAATCTATTCGGAGCGATCGGGGGCGATGCTACCAAACTTGCGGGAAATAAGTCTCAGCAACAAGTGTGCCCCCCCTTCTTGCCTGCCCTCTTGGTACACCCTAGGTTGCCGTAGATCATCTAATGTAAACATCCTCTCTATCTCCTCGTTCGGCGAGACTCACGAGCCGCCCTGCTCAACCGTGGAAATTTGTACAATAAAATTGCCTTAATAAATTACAGTATAACCTCTGCTTCTGAAAGCGCTCGAATCTCATCACCTCCTCGGCTTTGCAAGTAGTTAAGCGCAACATCCCAAACTCTGGAGAGGTTCATCACTCCAATAAAAGTGCTGTATGTTAGGTATACAAATTTTTCCAAAGTAAAGGAACTGGATCGCTAGTAAAGCATGATAAGCCCGATAGCTCGCAATCTTTACTTTTCTGTAATTCAATAAAAGCCTCTTGAGTAATTGCACGCAGTCGTATACCAGCCAGACTAGCCAATTTAGTCTTTTCTTTGTACTCTTTATATGAGAAAACTGGTTTGATATGAATAACAACACCATTACAAGCAACTTCCCAGCGATTATTAAATGACCGATGCTGTCTTGCTGTTTTGCGTTGTGCCCTACTGCCTGGTCGGAAAGTTTCTCCAGAAAAAGCCGCAAAATCAATAATTTTATAATGCCTAAATCTCAAATTTGTATTTTTATCTTTATTTTGTTTAATCCATGCTTTTATCTTTGCTGTTGTTCCTTTTGAGGAACAGTCAGTCCAATCGTATCTAAGGTGAACACTTGGAGAGCTAGTGGAACTAGGATATTCAATCCCAAAAATAATTAGCCTTCGCGAGAAAGTTTTCAGAAAATCTTTCAATACAATCTCTGCTGGTACAACAGCTTCGGTTTCAACTTCCCTGTTGTTTAGAGGGGGTCTATACTGTTCAATTAAACGCCTTTCTACTTCATCAAGAGTCTTTTCATCACACACTTTCCAAGCAATACGCAAAGGAAACTGCCTATCAAACTTTTGAAATTCAAATAAACGGTGATGATTCCTCCATCTAGAAGAAAGATTTTTAGCTTTCCCCACATAGAGAATTATATTATTTGAATCCATCACAAAATATACAGCTGAGCATGCTGGTAGTTGTTTTCTATTACTTAAATGTAATGAAGGTAGTTCCAAAGGACCAAACATAGTCAGGACTATGACAACAAAAAACTAGCAACTAAGTTTGGATGCTGTATTATAATTGAGTCCAACTGTAGACTACTAGTTTTACTCTGAGGAACTACCTAGAGATGGAACTTCAAATCCCTAAGTCGGCTCTACGTGGTAGCATGACCATAAGCAGAATAACAGTTACCAATGCAGGCACCACAACCAGGCTCGATCGTTTGCAGTGGGGAACGTCTCTGGGTAGTAATGCCCAGTGATAATCCTCAAGTGGTCAAAATACGTCCCCTCAGTGGCACAGATGACGCAAGCACAGGAATTTTTTTGCCCCTGTTGCAAAGGGGTTTAGAATCTCTCACCCCCGCAGGCTTTCCCCCTCCCAGCCCTGACAGTTTGGGTGACTATTCTCAGCTCCAGTTGCTACTGGAAGCAGCTAAACTCACTCTCCGCAGTGGGGCAGGTCCGTTCCGCTCTTTCGGCAATTTGTCGGTACAGCCTC from Pseudanabaenaceae cyanobacterium SKYG29 includes the following:
- a CDS encoding GIY-YIG nuclease family protein gives rise to the protein MFGPLELPSLHLSNRKQLPACSAVYFVMDSNNIILYVGKAKNLSSRWRNHHRLFEFQKFDRQFPLRIAWKVCDEKTLDEVERRLIEQYRPPLNNREVETEAVVPAEIVLKDFLKTFSRRLIIFGIEYPSSTSSPSVHLRYDWTDCSSKGTTAKIKAWIKQNKDKNTNLRFRHYKIIDFAAFSGETFRPGSRAQRKTARQHRSFNNRWEVACNGVVIHIKPVFSYKEYKEKTKLASLAGIRLRAITQEAFIELQKSKDCELSGLSCFTSDPVPLLWKNLYT
- a CDS encoding tetratricopeptide repeat protein, whose product is MEEGLKLIAEQRLPEALVFFQGLIAQDANNAEAHNYLGMVYAFLGEMEAAINSIRQAVALNPNYAEALTNLGVLLAMTDRKEEAIEYYQQALGINRALPEVHNNLGVLLREKGEIEEAVKCFEQALSSYPNYVDALNGLGLCFSNLGKLDDACEYLRRALTLDPDRLETHLNLGLVLREKKELDEALVILQKAIEIDPNSPEAHNHLGLVYRDQKRLLNAEIEFRQAISLNPEYAEAYRNLGVVLYRQSKLENNRQKEEEAISYFEKCLALDPDMPEVHNNLGIVHRDKGNWAKAKESFLKALELRPGYPLACKNLAEVYANEKDYANAIRYYSLAVDQNPKDVDSFVCLAGTLQKEGKLEEAVTVCTKGIEQNPEAIELYKLQASFFLQGNRADKAVELLEKAKEIKPEDRSVRELLGGALIGEGKIQQGRSEWEALLRQPQSNFNLEIKLAFSLPIILESIEQIKSERLRLVNSLRRLTERGAIFNDPLTEIATSNFYLAYHGENDRSIMEEIAQFFLKACPKLEWTAPHCRSVSLPKERIRLGICSKLLRSHTIGRLFGTIVEYLDRSKFEVILIRVPDKKDETAERLIATADRTIELDYNLWQDRETIGNLELDILFYTDIGMEPLTYFLTFSRLAPVQCLTWGHPSTTGSKMMDYFISSRFFEVDNAQDHFTEKLIRFRDPNTCYNRPAIPPDTTREALGLPAEGTLYICPQSLFKIHPEFDPIVANILRGDPNGKAIFLSGLAPTWDILLRERWEKTIPDVLDRIVFIKGLPHEKFLQFLRLGDVMLDPVHFGGGNTSLEAFAMGTPVVTLPGQYTKSRLTLGFYQKMEVTDCIASSPEEYVQIALKLGTDPSYNQQIRHKINERSGVLYDNRDVIREYEKFFTTALTLHRAKK